Proteins from one Nicotiana tabacum cultivar K326 chromosome 23, ASM71507v2, whole genome shotgun sequence genomic window:
- the LOC142177223 gene encoding uncharacterized protein LOC142177223, which translates to MASGVDLNVIWDEEEKFGGLPVSLNEENDFRHCMNTYNLTDMGFKGSIYTWWNGRAEEDCIFKRLDRVFANMELQQLWPGLEITHLSKIGSDHCPLLLTYNPDSVPIKKSFRFLKFWTEHESYKIVVKENWQADFHANPFILFNHKIKRLKKALSTWSRATFGDIFQKIDSLEEVVRVHEVQFELNPMRQNRERL; encoded by the coding sequence ATGGCTAGTGGGGTTGATTTGAATGTTATTTGGGATGAAGAAGAGAAATTTGGAGGGCTACCAGTTTCactaaatgaagaaaatgactTCAGGCACTGTATGAACACTTATAATCTTACTGATATGGGCTTTAAAGGAAGTATATATACTTGGTGGAATGGAAGAGCTGAAGAAGATTGCATTTTCAAGAGATTAGATCGAGTGTTTGCAAACATGGAGCTACAACAGTTATGGCCAGGATTGGAGATCACTCATTTGTCTAAGATTGGGTCAGACCATTGTCCTTTGTTACTTACATATAATCCAGATTCAGTACCAATTAAGAAAAGCTTCAGATTTCTTAAGTTCTGGACAGAACATGAGTCGTATAAGATAGTGGTGAAGGAGAATTGGCAAGCAGATTTTCATGCAAATCCATTCATTCTTTTCAATCACAagattaagagattaaagaaggCATTATCCACATGGAGTAGGGCAACATTTGGTGATATTTTTCAGAAGATAGATAGTCTGGAGGAAGTTGTTAGAGTGCATGAAGTACAGTTTGAACTAAATCCTATGCGGCAAAATAGGGAGAGGCTTTAA